Proteins found in one Aquibium microcysteis genomic segment:
- a CDS encoding GMC oxidoreductase, protein MIFQDASEFRASGFSPRVCIIGSGPAGISVALKLAAARVPCVILEAGSDEWTEESQDVYRGEVLGDHYFDLDVTRLRYFGGSSNHWAGWCRVLDSHDFEPKAYVEHTGWPIRRTDIEPFLDETRDVLGLAPFIPDRAVSDEFRWFEMRKSQPVRFREKFAEPLARSPLIALVLNTQVDELAGDGVAVTSAKIRSRGAPAGELAVPYVVVATGGLENSRLLLWSNERSGGGVVPHAAALGRYWMEHPMFEVGAGFVTDVDAMAFDHEGDAFFMPSVEAMAAREVLNFHVQVESMPYRGVKKFIADTACLAPETTEWVAGALGLRLQCSARLHMAWEQPPRAHNRVALSATERDAAGIPRIELHWKKDDLDRRTMLEGIRLFGESFARKDLGRVRISDWARDGGDWPEDMEIAGNHHMGGTRMGTDPSTSVVDGDCKVHGMANLYVAGSSVFATSGQCTPTTTITALALRLGDHLGRVAAAGPAKA, encoded by the coding sequence ATGATCTTCCAGGACGCCTCCGAATTCCGGGCATCGGGCTTTTCTCCCCGGGTCTGCATCATCGGCTCGGGGCCGGCGGGCATCTCCGTCGCACTCAAGCTCGCCGCGGCGCGGGTACCCTGCGTCATCCTCGAGGCAGGATCGGACGAATGGACGGAGGAATCGCAGGACGTCTACCGGGGCGAGGTCCTAGGCGATCACTACTTCGATCTCGACGTCACGCGCCTGCGCTACTTCGGCGGATCGTCCAATCACTGGGCCGGCTGGTGCCGGGTCCTCGACAGCCATGATTTCGAGCCCAAGGCCTATGTCGAGCACACCGGCTGGCCGATCCGCCGGACCGACATCGAGCCCTTCCTCGACGAGACCCGCGACGTGCTGGGCCTTGCGCCGTTCATCCCCGATCGTGCCGTCTCGGACGAGTTCCGCTGGTTCGAGATGCGGAAGTCGCAGCCCGTCCGGTTCCGCGAGAAGTTCGCCGAGCCGCTCGCACGAAGCCCGCTGATCGCGCTCGTGCTGAACACCCAGGTCGACGAACTGGCAGGCGACGGCGTCGCGGTGACGTCGGCGAAGATCCGCTCGCGCGGCGCCCCGGCCGGTGAACTCGCGGTGCCCTACGTCGTCGTGGCGACGGGCGGTCTGGAGAATTCGCGGCTGCTGCTGTGGTCGAACGAACGTTCCGGCGGCGGTGTCGTGCCCCATGCCGCCGCGCTCGGCCGCTACTGGATGGAACATCCGATGTTCGAAGTGGGTGCCGGCTTCGTCACCGACGTCGACGCGATGGCGTTCGACCACGAGGGCGACGCCTTCTTCATGCCCAGCGTCGAGGCCATGGCTGCGCGCGAGGTTCTCAACTTCCACGTCCAGGTGGAATCCATGCCCTATCGCGGCGTCAAGAAGTTCATCGCCGACACCGCCTGCCTTGCCCCCGAGACCACGGAATGGGTGGCCGGCGCATTGGGTCTGCGCCTGCAATGCTCTGCGCGCCTGCACATGGCCTGGGAGCAGCCGCCGCGCGCGCACAACCGCGTCGCGCTCTCGGCGACCGAGCGCGACGCAGCCGGCATCCCGCGCATCGAGCTGCACTGGAAGAAGGACGACCTCGACCGGCGCACCATGCTGGAAGGTATCCGGCTGTTCGGCGAATCCTTCGCGCGGAAGGATCTCGGACGCGTGCGGATCAGCGACTGGGCGCGCGACGGCGGCGACTGGCCGGAGGACATGGAGATCGCGGGCAACCACCACATGGGCGGCACGCGCATGGGCACCGACCCGTCGACCAGCGTCGTCGACGGCGACTGCAAGGTCCACGGCATGGCCAATCTCTACGTCGCCGGCTCGTCGGTCTTCGCCACCAGCGGCCAGTGCACGCCCACCACCACCATCACCGCGCTGGCGCTGCGGCTGGGCGACCACCTGGGGCGTGTCGCCGCCGCCGGCCCCGCCAAGGCCTGA